The Saccharothrix violaceirubra genome segment CGAGTTCCTCCGGTGTCACGCCCAGGTCGGCCGGTGTGACCAGGCCGGGGCCGGAGTTCTCCGGCAGGGCGTCCACGACCAGGGCCAGGAACCGGCCCTCGGGGTGGTTGGCCAGGAACGAGCCGGACAGCGCCTTCACGGCGGGCAACTGCGCGGCGGTCGCCACGGTGCACGCGATCAGGGCCGGCCGGGCTTCCGCCTTCGCGGGAACCTCGGTCACGGTGTGCAAACCTAGCTTCTCCGAGTGCCCGGTGTGGACCACCCGCACGGGTTGTTCCCTCACAGGACCGGCAGCAGGGTGCGGAGTTCGTACGGGGTGACGCTGCGCCGGTACGCGTCCCACTCGGTGCGCTTGTTGCGCAGGAAGAAGTCGTAGACGTGCTCGCCGAGCGCCTCGGGCAGCAGTTCGGAGTTCTCCATCTCCGACAGCGCCTCGCCGAGGTTCTGCGGCAGGTTCGCGTACCCGGCCGCCCGGCGTTCGCGGTCGGTCAACGACCAGACGTCGTCCTCGGCGGGCGGCGGCAGTTCGTAGCCCTTCTCGATGCCCTTGAGCCCGGCCGCGAGGATCACCGCGTACGCGAGGTACGGGTTGCACGCCGAGTCCAGCGAGCGGATCTCCACGCGGCGTGACGCCGACTTGCCCGGCGAGTACATGGGCACGCGCACCAGCGCGGAGCGGTTGGCGTGACCCCAGCACACGGCCGTGGGCGCCTCGCCGCCGACGATCAGCCGCTTGTAGGAGTTGACCCACTGGTTGGTGACGCCGGAGATCTCGCGGGCGTGCTTGAGCAGGCCGGCGACGAACATCTTGCCCGTGTCGGAGAGCTGGTAGGGGTCTTCCGCGTCGTAGAACGCGTTGCGGTCGCCCTCGAACAGGCTCACGTGCGTGTGCATGCCGGAGCCGGGCTGGTCGGTGAACGGCTTGGGCATGAACGAGGCGCGCACGCCCTGCGTGATCGCGACCTCCTTCACCACGTACCGGAACGTCATCACGTTGTCGGCCATGGTCAGCGCGTCGGCGTAGCGCAGGTCGATCTCCTGCTGGCCGGGTGCGCCCTCGTGGTGGCTGAACTCGACCGAGATGCCCATCGCCTCCAGCGCCTCGATGGC includes the following:
- a CDS encoding glutamine synthetase family protein, translating into MNRQQEFVLRTLEERDIRFVRLWFTDVLGFLKSVAVAPAELEGAFSEGIGFDGSAIEGFARVYESDMVAKPDPSTFQVLPWQTPDKSLYSARMFCDIAMPDGSPSWADPRHVLRRTLARASEAGFTCYVHPEIEFFLLKNLPDDGSAPIPADNGGFFDQTSHETATHFRRHAIEALEAMGISVEFSHHEGAPGQQEIDLRYADALTMADNVMTFRYVVKEVAITQGVRASFMPKPFTDQPGSGMHTHVSLFEGDRNAFYDAEDPYQLSDTGKMFVAGLLKHAREISGVTNQWVNSYKRLIVGGEAPTAVCWGHANRSALVRVPMYSPGKSASRRVEIRSLDSACNPYLAYAVILAAGLKGIEKGYELPPPAEDDVWSLTDRERRAAGYANLPQNLGEALSEMENSELLPEALGEHVYDFFLRNKRTEWDAYRRSVTPYELRTLLPVL